Genomic window (Spirosoma sp. KCTC 42546):
ACTGACTCCACCGCCTTAAAACAGCCGAAGACCTATTCCGTACTGACGCTTGCGCCCCGCAAGACGGTTCTCTACGTCGATTTCCCTACTACCATTCAGGGTGAGCAGAACGTCGAGATTCGCCCCAAAGTAGATGGATTTGTCGAGGCTATTTACGTGGACGAAGGCGCTACGGTCAAAAAAGGACAGCGACTTTTTCGCATCAATGCGCCCCAATATGCCCAGGACGTGCTCACCGCACAGGCGGGGGTTCGAACAGCGCAGGCCGATGTTAGTTCCGCTCTATTGGCGGTCAATAAGGTTCGGCCTCTGGTTGAGAAAGACATCATCAGCAAGTACGAACTGGAAACAGCCCAGTATACACTAGCCTCCAAGCAAGCTGCGTTGGCACAGGCGCAGGCCGCTCTGGCAAATGCCCAAACCAATCTGGGGTACACGAATTTAGTCAGCCCGGTTAGTGGAGTGGTTGGCTCGATTCCCTACAAAATCGGCAGCTTGGTAACCAGCGCAACGACCAATCCCTTGACGACCATTTCCGGTATCAGTGAAGTGTATGCCTACTTCGCCCTCAACGAAAAACAGCTCCTCGACTTTACCCGCGATGTAAGTGGCAACACACTTCAAGAGAAACTAGCTAAACTGCCCGACGTTATCCTCCTGCTGGCCGACGGATCGACTTACAACTACAAAGGCCGGATCAAAACGGCCATTGGCCAGATCGATACCCAAACGGGTTCCAGTAATTTCCGCGCCACGTTTCCCAACCCGCAAGCCCTACTCCGCAGCGGCAATAGCGGTACTGTCCGCGTTCCCAGAACCATTGACTCGGCCCTGGTTGTACCACAAAGTGCCACTTCGGAGCTTCAGGACAAGCGCTTCCTGTTTGTCGTCGAAAAAAATAATACCGTCAAAACCACAGCCGTGCTCGTAACGCCCACCCCCGACGGGCAGTATTTCGTCGTGCAGAAAGGGTTAAAAGCGGGCGATAAGGTCGTGCTTGATGGCGGCACTGGTTTGAAAGATGGCGCATCTATTAAACCGAAGGCCGCTTTGCCAGCCAGCGTTTATAAAACGACAGCGCCAAGCACGACAACCGCCACGACCGACACAAACACAGACTTGTAAGCCATTCTCAACAAACTGTCTTATGCTTCGCATATTCATAGAACGACCGGTATTAAGTACCGTTATTTCGGCCCTCATCGTATTGCTGGGGATTCTGGGCATGGTCAAACTACCCATTGCCCAGTATCCCGATATTTCGCCACCAACGGTACAGGTTTCGGCCAGCTACAGTGGTGCCAATGCTGATGTAGTGCTCAAAAGCGTCATTGTGCCGCTTGAAGAACAGATTAACGGCGTGGAAGGTATGACCTACATGACCTCGTCGGCCACCAACGACGGGGCTGGCAACATCAGCATTTATTTCGCCGTTGGCACCGATCCAAACCAGGCCGCTGTGGATGTCCAGAACCGGGTTTCGGCCGCTACCAGCCTGCTGCCGCAAGAGGTTACGCAGGCAGGCGTAACGGTTCGGAAGCAGCAAAGCAGCAACCTGCTGATTATGTCGATCTATAGCGACAATGCCGCTTACGATCAGACATTTCTGCAAAATTATGCCGCCATCAACGTCATTCCACAACTCCAGCGGGTCAATGGTGTGGGCGCGGCCAACGTGTTTGGCTCGGCTAAAACGTATTCAATGCGAATCTGGCTGAAGCCCGATGTTATGTCCATTTATGGCATTACCCCTGCCGATGTGTCAACCGCATTGACGGACCAAAATGTGGATGCGGCCCCCGGCAAGTTCGGTGAAAATGACAACCAGACATTCCAATACGTGATTCGGTACAGCGGTCGGTTGCAGTCTACGCAGCAGTTTGGTGATATTATCATTAAAACAACCGGCAACGGCCAATTGCTGCGATTACGAGATATTGCGCGAATTGAGCTGGGATCACAGACCTACACCAGTTTTACGACGACCAATGGCAAACAGTCGGTAGGTATTTCGGTGAGCCAGACGCCCGGTTCCAATGCGCGGGATGTGATCAACAACTCCAAGAAAGTCATTGAGGCAGCGGCCAAGTCGTTTCCGGCGGGGGTTCATTTCGTCTATCTGGTCGATATCAATCAGTTTCTGGATGCGTCGATCAGCAAAGTACTGCATACGCTGCTGGAATGCTTCGCGCTGGTGTTTCTGGTGATTTTCATCTTTCTACAGGATTTCCGCTCGACCATTATTCACGGCGTTTCGGTGCCGGTGGCCATTACGGGTACGTTTTTCTTCCTGTACCTATTCAACTTCAGTATCAATTTATTAACCCTATTCGCATTGGTGCTGGCCATTGGTATTGTGGTCGATGACGCCATTGTGGTGGTGGAAGCGGTTCACGCCAAACTGGAAAGCGGCTATAAATCATCCCGCAAAGCGGCCATCGACGCGATGAGCGAAATATCGGGCGCTATTATTTCGATTACCCTCGTAATGGCATCGGTGTTTTTGCCCGTTACGTTCATCACGGGGTCGGCGGGGGTGTTTTACCGGCAGTTTGGTATTACGCTGGCAGTGGCCATTATTATTTCGGCGGTCAACGCCCTGACCCTTTGTCCAGCACTGGCGGCTATGTTCCTGAAACCACCGGAGCACACCGACGATGCCCAACCAAAGAATCTACTTAAGCGATTTGGGGTGGGATTCAACGCGGCTTACGATGCACTGACAGATAAATACACCAAGTCGGTCACGTTTCTGTCCGTCCGAAAATGGCTGGTTCTCGTTGGCATTGGGCTATTTGGTGGGCTGTTTTATACACTCTTCAAAACCACGCCAACCAGCTTCGTGCCCAAAGAAGACATGGGAAGCATTTTCGTAAATATCACGCTGCCACCCGCTTCGTCGGTCGAACGCACCACGGCGATGGCCGATAAGGTAGACTCCATTGCGCATACCATCCCCGAAGTACAAAACAGTCTGCGCAACCTCGGGCAAAACTTCGTAGCTGGAAATGGGAGCGCCTATGGCCTAATTATCGTGCGATTAAAGCCCTGGGATGAGCGACCCGGCGTTAGCGACGACGATGTGATTAAGCTGCTTAAGCAGAAAACAGCCAACATCCGGGATGCCGACCTTGTCTTTATCCAACAGCCAACCATCACGGGCTTCGGCACTAGTGGCGGCTTCACGTTTCAGTTGCAGGATAAAGGCGGACACACCACCGACGAGTTCTATAAGGTGACCCAGAACTTTCTGGCCACGCTGAGCAAACGCCCTGAAATACAATACGCTACGACCTCATTCAATCCAAATTTCCCTCAGTATCAGATGGATGTGAATGTGGCAAAATGCAAGGAGGCAGGCATTCTGGTGGGCGACGTACTCAAGGCAATGCAGGTATTCTACGGCAGTTCGTACGTGTCTAACTTCAACGAGTTTGGCAAACAGTACCGCGTCATCATGCAGGCCGACACAAATTACCGGGCCAATCCAGACGGTTTAACCAAAATTTCCGTCCGAACATCGGCGGGTACGATGGCACCGATCACCGAGTTTATCAACCTCAAACGAATTTACGGTCCTGAGAGTGTTTCCCGCTTCAACCTGTTTTCGTCGATGTCCGTCAACGGGTCGCCTAATCCGAACTATAGCACCGGGCAAGCCTTGCTGGCGATTCAGGAAGTGGCTACCCAGACGCTTCCGGCGGGCTATGGTTTCGAGTATTCTGGTATTAGTCGGGAAGAGCAAAACGTGGGTTCCCAAACGCTGTATGTATTCATTCTATGTCTGGCGTTTGTGTATCTGCTGTTGAGCGCGCAATACGAAAGCTACTTGTTGCCGTTTGCGGTCTTATTCTCCTTGCCGGTTGGCTTATCGGGTGTGTATGTGTTTGCCCGGATTTTTGGGCTGGACAATAACATTTACATGCAAATCTCGCTCATCATGCTCATTGGTTTGCTGGCCAAGAACGCCATCCTGATCGTGCAGTTTGCCGTTGAGCGGAGGCAGACCGGAATGGAATTATTAGCGTCAGCCATAGAAGGAGCCAAAGCCCGGTTACGGCCAATTCTGATGACCTCCTTTGCTTTCATTTTCGGACTGATGCCCCTCATGTTTGCCAGCGGTGCCGGTGCCCAAGGCAACCGATCGATTGGTACAGGTGCTATCGGCGGTATGCTATTCGGCACGTTGCTCGGGGTGTTTTTCGTGCCAACACTGTTCGTCATTTTCCAGGGATTGCAGGAAAAAATAAGTGGCCCACCCGGTCAGCACAATCCTGATGATGAGGAAGAAGAGCCAGCGAAAGTTGATGGTAAAGAAAAACAGGTTGCAACTCCAATGAACACATAGCCTGCACGTTCTCGATTGGCTACGCCGAGTGAGGGCTATTGTTTCAAGGGCCTCTGGCCCGTTTTGATACACTTATTGTAATTCACCGGCCAGAGGCCGTTAAAACAATAGTCCTCACTCGGTATAGCCAAGCGAGAACGTAGAACGTAAGCCATCTGTCTCAGAAGCTAGTACATATCATGAATACGAAACATATAAATCTGGGATTAACACTGCTACTGGGAGCGCTGCTAGCTTCCTGTAGCGTGACAAAACCCTATGAGCAGCCAGGCCTTACGACCAATAAACTCTACAGGGGCCAGCAAACTACGGACTCAAGCACATTAGCCAGTTTACCCTGGCGGCAGATGTTTTCAGATACCATTCTGCAACGGTTAATTGAACGGGGCCTCAGCAATAATCTGGATCTCAAAATCGCCGTGGCCCGAATGCAGGCAGCCGAAGCTAATGTTTTGCAAAGCAAACTGGCGTTCTATCCGACGCTTAGTACCAATGCGGGTTTTACGCTCTCTAAATCATCGTCGGCACAGTTGCGGGCTTTGAACATTCGAAATGCCGAATCAGGATCGAGTACCGTGAGTACGACCTCCATTCCAACCATCAAGCAGTATTCGTTGACAGCCAGCACGAGTTGGGAGGCCGATGTTTGGGGCAAATTGCGGAGCACAAAACGAGCCTATGTAGCAGCTTACTTACAAAGTGAAGCCTACCGACGTGCCGTGCAAACGCAATTAATTGCTAACATCGCCAATGGTTATTATGCATTGCTGGCCTATGATAAACAGCTAAAAATCACGCTGGAAACGGTCGACAACCGAAAGACGGATGTGGAGACCATGAAAGCGCTGAAAGAGGGTGCCATAGTAACGGGGGCCGATGTGGTACAGAGTGAAGCCAACCGCTATGCGGCAGAGGTCACCTTACCCGATATTCGGCAGAATATTCGGCAAACTGAAAACACATTGAGCCTCTTGCTGGCCATGCCGCCCGATAGCATCCCGCGTACACAACTGGATATCCAGCAATCCGTAACGTCATTGCAAACGGGTCTTCCAGCACAGCTATTGAGCAATCGTCCTGATGTGCAGGAAGCTGAGTATGGCTTCCGAAATGCGTTCGAGTTAACGAATGTGGCCCGAACCTACTTCTACCCTGCCCTCACGATTACGGGTACCGGCGGTTTCGCTACTGCGAATACATTGACCGGCTTTTTTGCAGGAACATTTTACGGAAGCCTGATTAGCGGGCTGACACAACCCATTTTCAATCAGGGTATTAATCGCCAGCGACTTAACCGGGCACAGGCAGCTCAGGCCGAAGCCTTTTATACCTATCAGGCCACACTGCTAACGGCAGGTCAGGAGGTGTCCAATGCGCTATTTTCGTACCAGATGGCGGTCGATAAGATGGCTACTCGTCAGCAGCAATTAGCCGCTTTGGAGAAGGCGGTTTCTTATACAAAAGAGCTGCTTAAATACACCGCCAACACAAACTACACCGACGTATTGACCGCCGAACAAAACCTGCTGGCAACCCAGCTAAACGGGGTCAATGACCGATTGCAGCAACTTCAGGCAACCGTAACGCTTTACCGGGCATTAGGTGGGGGCTGGCGATAAGAACAAAAGAAAACTGACTGCTTTAGCAACGTTTAGGCTAAATCAGCGGTACATGCAGATAGTCAACAGTGACGAATTGAAATTAAATCAACGGAAATTATGAAAAACGTACTGATTATACTCGGCCTATTGGTCGGTACTGGACTGTACCAAACCAGCCAGGCACAAGTGAACGTCAATGTCAACATTGGGAGCCAACCCATCTGGGGGCCAACCGGTTACGACTATGTAAACTACTATTATCTGCCTGATCTGGACATCTATTACTACGTCCCGTTACAACAGTGGATCTATAACAGTGGAGGACGCTGGATAACCACCACTGTTTTGCCTCCGCAGTACAACAACTACGATCTGTATCGGATGCACAAAGTGGTCATCAACGATAAGCAGCCCTATCTGCGCAATGCGGTTTACCGGAATCAGTATGCGTCTTTCAAGGGGCGTTACGACCAGCAGCCCATCCGCGATAGCCGCGATTCGAAGTATTATGTAATCAACAACCATCCCATGCACAATCAAATGGGTAAACAGGGTGGCAATGGCCGTCCGGGTGGTAATCCGGGGCAGCAACCGGGTCGACCTAATGGGCAACAACAACGGGCTCAGAACAACAAGCCTCAAGACCGTAATGGCCGGGCTCAGGGCGAACATCGGGGTCCACGTTAAATGGTAAACTAAGTAATCCAATTTATAAGACAGCTTTGTACTGGTACCGGCCTATGAAAACTGGCCGGCACTTCTGTTTTTCATGAAAATCTATTTCGTTTTCTTACTGACTTTACTCACAAACACCACCTTCGGGCAGGAGCCGTCGGCCACACGAATTACGAAGCATATTCATAAACTTGCTTCCGATAAGATGCAGGGCCGGGGAACGGGAAGCCCGGAGAATGCTAAGGCCGCCCGTTATGTCGAGAAATACTTCAAAAAGTATGGTCTGAAACCATTGGGCACAGATGGATATTATCAATCATTTACAGCCAAAGTTCGGCGAGTTGTTGTACCGGATAGCCTGCGAAAAGCAGCAAACGTCATTGGGTTTCTGGATAATGGCGCTCCTTATACGATTGTGATTGGTGCCCACTACGACCATTTGGGTTTGGGTCGGCAGGGAAGTTCGCTGGATTCGTTACCACAAGGAAAAATCCATAACGGAGCAGATGACAATGCCTCGGGCGTGGCTGGGCTGCTGGAAATCGCTCATTACTTCACAAAAAACGGAGTAAAAGAGCCGTATAATTTCCTGTTTATGGCCTTTGGTGCCGAAGAACTGGGCTTACAGGGTTCACGCTATTTTCTGAACAATCCGACCCTGCCACTCGACAAACTAAATTTTATGGTGTGCATGGATATGATTGGGCGGTACAACCCGGATCGGGGCGTGGGCATTGGTGGCTACGGCACCAGCGACACCTGGCCAATCGTATTCAAAGGAGCCGAAAGTTCCATCAAATTCTTTACCGATCGGGCGGGAAATGGCGGCTCCGATAATGCTGCTTTTTACGCTAAACAAATTCCGGTTCTGTTTTTCCACACTGGCGGCCACCCCGACTATCATAAACCTTCCGACGATCCGGATAAGATCGATGCAAAAGCCGAAGAAGCCATCCTCCGGCTGGAAATCAAGCTACTTTTAACTGCCTTGCAGCAGCCTAAAATGACGTTTACACCCGTGAAATAACACTTCCTCTCAACTCTATGCGATATTTATTCATAGCCTTAACGTTTATTGCTTTACAAACGCTGGCCCAGAAACCCGCTCGCCCCAACATTATCTTTATTCTGGCTGATGACCTTGGCTATGGTGATGTAGGCCTCAACGGACAAAACCTGATTAAGACCCCAAACATTGACCGATTAGCGGCCGAGGGCATGCAGTTCCCCCAGTTTTATGCGGGTACGTCTGTCTGTGCCCCCTCGCGGTCGGCCTTAATGACCGGGCAGCACACGGGGCATACCTACATCCGGGGGAATAAGGAAGTGAAACCCGAAGGGCAGCAACCCATTGCCGATTCTGTTACAACCGTAGCCGAACTCCTGCAACGAGCAGGCTACACGACAGCCGCTTTTGGCAAGTGGGGACTTGGGCCCGTAGGTTCAGAAGGAGACCCCAACAAGCAGGGCTTCGACCGGTTCTATGGGTACAATTGTCAGGCATTGGCGCATCGGTATTACCCGGATCATCTTTGGGATAACAACCAGAAAGTTGTACTGACCGGCAACGAAAACCTTCGTCAGGCAAAAGAATACGCCCCTGATCTGATTCAGAAACAAGCGCTGGCCTTTCTCGATTCCCGCAAAACCAGCCAGCCGTTTTTCCTATTTCTCCCCTACATTTTGCCCCATGCTGAACTGCTCGTTCCCGATGACAGTCTCTTCCGTCATTACAAAGGAAAATTTGCGGAAAAACCCTATGCTGGTGCCGACTATGGTCCTGACGCGAAAACAGGCGGCTACGCTTCCCAGGCCTATCCACGGGCAACCTTCGCAGCTATGGTAGCCCGGCTCGATCTATACGTTGGGCAGGTCATCGCGAAGCTGAAAGCAAAAGGGTTGGATAAAAATACGCTCGTGATTTTTACCAGCGATAATGGACCACACATTGAAGGAGGAGCCGATCCGACCTTCTTCAACAGCAGTGGTGGGTTCCGAGGAGTCAAGCGCGATTTGTATGAAGGTGGCATTCGTGAACCATTCGTTGCCCGCTGGCCCGGCGTTATCAAGCCGGGTAGCCGAAACGATTTCATCGGCGCTTTTTGGGATCTGCTCCCCACATTTACCGAACTGGCCGGTGCACAAACGCCAGCCCGCATTGATGGCATTTCGTTTGTGCCATCGCTCCTGGGTAAAGGGAGTCAGAAAAAACATGACTACCTCTATTGGGAATTTCATGAAAACGGTGGCAGACAGGCTATTCGTCAGGGAGATTGGAAAGCCGTTCGGCTGCAGGTGACTCAAAACCCTACTGGTCCCGTTGAGCTATATGATCTGTCGAAAGATCCTGCCGAAAGCCACGACGTAGCGGCTAAGAATCCTGAAAAAGCCGAACAACTTGGTCGGCTCATGAACAAAGCCCACGTCGAATCGCCTTTGTTTCCACTTGTTAGGGATAAACAGTAAAGGCTTTTTTGCTTCAGCCCTGTAAGGGCGACCTGTCAATAGAAAAAAGAAAGCCGCCCCCTTTCAAAGCGCCGTAGGTGCGGCCTAAATCAAGGTAGAATAGGTCGCACCTACGGCGCTTCGGACAGAATTCAACGCCCTTTTTCTATTGACAGATCACCCCTAACGGGGCGAAAAAGATGTATGTATACGCTAGGTGAGGACACAGACCGAGGATATGGAGCGCCTTCAACCTATCGAAAACCGTTTTATCGGTTTAACCTTTCGCTTTATCCCTCAATTTGGATAGTCGTAGACCAAGCCAGAATACGCGAAAAACTCTTTCCTGCACCCACGCCCAATCATGGCTATTAAGCATTAGTTTAGGCAAAAAGCTGATTTACCAGCGAAAAACTCAATGAGCTAACGGAGCTAGAATTAATCCTCGATTACAGATCAATTTAATAAAGTCGCCAGGTAGCAATATTATCTTTAATCGCCTAGACCTATCTTTGCCCAATTTATAGTTATACTGTTCTTATGGCCCAATCCCTCAGTGTCCGCCATTTGGTGGGTATAAAAGACCTGACCGAGTCTGATATTCAACTCATTCTGGAAACGGCCAGTCAGTTTAAGGAAGTCATTAATCGGCCCATCAAGAAAGTCCCCTCGTTACGCGATGTGACGATTGCCAACGTTTTTTTTGAGAATTCGACCCGTACTCGCCTGTCTTTTGAGTTAGCCGAGAAACGATTATCGGCTGATGTTGTCAATTTTTCGGCCTCGGGTAGCTCGGTCAAAAAAGGCGAAACCCTGCTGGATACGGTCAACAACATTCTGGCCATGAAGGTCGATATGGTGGTGATGCGGCACAGTAGCCCCGGTGCTCCTCATTACCTGACGAAACACATCAAAGCCAACGTTGTCAACGCAGGCGATGGCACCCACGAACACCCGACACAGGCCTTACTAGACTCGTTCTCCATCCGCGAAAAACTCGGTGACGTAGCAGGCAAGCGTATTGCCATCATCGGCGACATTACGCACTCGCGGGTCGCGCTGTCCAATATTTTCTGTCTGCAAAAACAGGGCGCTGAGGTCATGGTTTGCGGCCCTAAAACGCTCATTCCTAAATACATTGAAGCGCTTGGCGTGAAGGTTGGGCATGATGTGCGGGCGGCTCTGGCCTGGTGCGATGTAGCCAACGTGCTCCGCATTCAGTTGGAGCGGCAGCAAATCAAGTACTTCCCCTCGCTGAGGGAGTATTCTCTTTACTTCGGCATCTCGAAACAGATGCTCGATGAACTGGATCGACCTATTGTGCTCATGCACCCTGGCCCCATTAATCGGGGAGTTGAGTTGACGTCTGATGCTGCCGATTCGTCGCACTCCATCATTCTGGACCAAGTCGAAAATGGCGTGGCCGTCCGTATGGCTGTGTTGTATTTGCTGGCGCAGTTGTAGGAGTCAGTTGATTGCTTTTTATCCGTAACTTTATTCTATCTTCGACTTATGGCGATGAAAGTAAAAGAGATCATCAGGCTCTTAGAAGAAGACGGGTGGTATTTTAAGCGACAAAGTGGAAGTCATCGCGTTTACCGTCACCCGACGAAATTAGGCATTGCTGTCGTTCCTGATCATGGTTTAAACAAAGAACTTAAACCAGGCACAGAGCAATCTATTTTGAAACAGGCCGGTTTAAAATAAAAGATAATCCTTTTTATGATGCAATATGTCGTAATTATCGAAGAGACGGAAGAAGGTGGTTACTCTGCTTATGTACCAGATCTACCTGTCTGCTTTACGGTAGGTGATACGCTTGATGAGGTAAAGACAAACATTAAATCAGCGATAGAACTGTATCTTGAAGAAATCCGTGAAATGGGAATGGTATTGCCATTGCCCAAGACCATATCGACTCTAGTGGCCATTCAAGCAGCTTGAAACAGCAGAAAATTCTCAGCGTCTATCATTCTGGACCAAGTCGAAAACGGCGTGGCCGTCCGTATGGCTGTGTTGTATTTGCTGGCGCAGTTGTAAAGGCAAATCAGGTAATCTAATTGAATTCTAATCTTTTTTCGCTTTTTTTAACAACTCCACCTTCGAATCGTACTAAATCAGACTGAATCGTACTAAACTAAACGCCTGATCCATCAGTTGTTATAAATAGGATTTTAATGCCTTTTTAATTTCAACATTCTCGATCATCATGGCGGTTAGTACACACCTGCAGCCACCTCCGTCGCCTTTGCAGCGGCTGATACGGTTACTGGGAACCGAACGAAAAGATATTGTCTATATTCTGTTGTTCGCTATTATTACGGGTATCATTGGCCTTACCCTACCTCTCGGTATTCAGGCTGTTTTTAATCTGGTTTCAAGCGGCATGCTCTTCAGTTCGGTCTATGTAATGATCGGGCTGGTTATTGTTGGGGTCCTGGTTGGCGGTCTGCTCACGATTGTCCAGTTTACACTCGTTGAAATCATTCAGCAACGGCTTTTTGCCAAGGCTGCTTTTGAGTTTACTTACCGGTTGCCCCGCATCCAGCCAGAAGCGATGGCCGATTACTATCCGCCCGAACTGATGAATCGGTTCTTCGATGTAGTAACACTCCAAAAAGGCATGACAAAGGTTCTGATCGATCTTCCAGCTGCCGCTGTACAGATTCTTTTCGGCATCGTTCTCCTCTCCTTTTACCACCCGGTCTTTTTAGGATTTGGCCTTATTGTGCTGCTGGTTATTTATGGTGTTATCCGCCTGTTCGGGCCAGAGGGAACACGCACGAGCATCAAAGAATCGAGCGATAAGTACAAAGTGGTCGACTGGCTCGAAAAGTATTCGATCGACCTGTCAGAAAAGCGCTCGACTGAAGGCACACAAAATCCAATCGGCCAGATTGATCGCCGACTAGCCAACTACATAAACCATCGGAACGACCACTTTACTGTCCTGAAACGCTTCTATTACAGCTCCGTTGCGTTTAGAACACTGGTTACCGGAGGATTGCTTATTCTGGGTACATCGCTGGTTGTCAGCCGCCAAATGTCGCTGGGTCAGTTCGTTGCGTCGGAGCTGGTCATTGTACTTATTACCGGGGCCGTTGACAAACTCGTATCCAGTGTCGACACGATATTTGATATGCTGGCGGGTGTAGAAAAGATTGCGGCTGTAACTGACTTGCCCTTAGAAACCGATACGACAACACATGCTTAATTTATCGAATCAACAGATTGATGAGCAGATGTTCGGCGAATATCCGCTCAAAACGTTACAGGAACTGCCACACCCCCGCAGTAGTCGTCGGCTTGGCCGATGGATGCTCTTTTTTCTGTTCCTGACTATAGTCATCCTGTTCCTTCCCTGGCGTCAGAATATCAGCGGGTTGGGAAGCGTAACCGCTTTGACTCCACAAGACAGACCACAAACGCTCCAGAACGCCATTGCGGGTCGAATTGAGCGCTGGTCGGTTCGGGAAGGCCAGTTTGTCAAAAGGGGCGATACGCTACTGGTCATTTCAGAAATCAAAGACGAATATTTCGACCCCAATCTCCCCGAACGACTCGGCGAACAATTGGCCGCCAAACAGGGCACCAGAGTGGCCACGGATGCCAAGATTCAAGCGCTCGACGGGCAGATGAAGGCATTGAGCACAGGCGTACGGGTAGATTTGGCCGAAGCCAGAAACCGGGTTCAGCAGGAACACCTGAAGGTACGTATAGACAGTGCCGA
Coding sequences:
- a CDS encoding efflux RND transporter periplasmic adaptor subunit translates to MKAFRKHPQYTTNCQWIMVLLAGICLTACSSSDKKKGGQTDSTALKQPKTYSVLTLAPRKTVLYVDFPTTIQGEQNVEIRPKVDGFVEAIYVDEGATVKKGQRLFRINAPQYAQDVLTAQAGVRTAQADVSSALLAVNKVRPLVEKDIISKYELETAQYTLASKQAALAQAQAALANAQTNLGYTNLVSPVSGVVGSIPYKIGSLVTSATTNPLTTISGISEVYAYFALNEKQLLDFTRDVSGNTLQEKLAKLPDVILLLADGSTYNYKGRIKTAIGQIDTQTGSSNFRATFPNPQALLRSGNSGTVRVPRTIDSALVVPQSATSELQDKRFLFVVEKNNTVKTTAVLVTPTPDGQYFVVQKGLKAGDKVVLDGGTGLKDGASIKPKAALPASVYKTTAPSTTTATTDTNTDL
- a CDS encoding efflux transporter outer membrane subunit, which encodes MNTKHINLGLTLLLGALLASCSVTKPYEQPGLTTNKLYRGQQTTDSSTLASLPWRQMFSDTILQRLIERGLSNNLDLKIAVARMQAAEANVLQSKLAFYPTLSTNAGFTLSKSSSAQLRALNIRNAESGSSTVSTTSIPTIKQYSLTASTSWEADVWGKLRSTKRAYVAAYLQSEAYRRAVQTQLIANIANGYYALLAYDKQLKITLETVDNRKTDVETMKALKEGAIVTGADVVQSEANRYAAEVTLPDIRQNIRQTENTLSLLLAMPPDSIPRTQLDIQQSVTSLQTGLPAQLLSNRPDVQEAEYGFRNAFELTNVARTYFYPALTITGTGGFATANTLTGFFAGTFYGSLISGLTQPIFNQGINRQRLNRAQAAQAEAFYTYQATLLTAGQEVSNALFSYQMAVDKMATRQQQLAALEKAVSYTKELLKYTANTNYTDVLTAEQNLLATQLNGVNDRLQQLQATVTLYRALGGGWR
- a CDS encoding arylsulfatase, encoding MRYLFIALTFIALQTLAQKPARPNIIFILADDLGYGDVGLNGQNLIKTPNIDRLAAEGMQFPQFYAGTSVCAPSRSALMTGQHTGHTYIRGNKEVKPEGQQPIADSVTTVAELLQRAGYTTAAFGKWGLGPVGSEGDPNKQGFDRFYGYNCQALAHRYYPDHLWDNNQKVVLTGNENLRQAKEYAPDLIQKQALAFLDSRKTSQPFFLFLPYILPHAELLVPDDSLFRHYKGKFAEKPYAGADYGPDAKTGGYASQAYPRATFAAMVARLDLYVGQVIAKLKAKGLDKNTLVIFTSDNGPHIEGGADPTFFNSSGGFRGVKRDLYEGGIREPFVARWPGVIKPGSRNDFIGAFWDLLPTFTELAGAQTPARIDGISFVPSLLGKGSQKKHDYLYWEFHENGGRQAIRQGDWKAVRLQVTQNPTGPVELYDLSKDPAESHDVAAKNPEKAEQLGRLMNKAHVESPLFPLVRDKQ
- a CDS encoding efflux RND transporter permease subunit — its product is MLRIFIERPVLSTVISALIVLLGILGMVKLPIAQYPDISPPTVQVSASYSGANADVVLKSVIVPLEEQINGVEGMTYMTSSATNDGAGNISIYFAVGTDPNQAAVDVQNRVSAATSLLPQEVTQAGVTVRKQQSSNLLIMSIYSDNAAYDQTFLQNYAAINVIPQLQRVNGVGAANVFGSAKTYSMRIWLKPDVMSIYGITPADVSTALTDQNVDAAPGKFGENDNQTFQYVIRYSGRLQSTQQFGDIIIKTTGNGQLLRLRDIARIELGSQTYTSFTTTNGKQSVGISVSQTPGSNARDVINNSKKVIEAAAKSFPAGVHFVYLVDINQFLDASISKVLHTLLECFALVFLVIFIFLQDFRSTIIHGVSVPVAITGTFFFLYLFNFSINLLTLFALVLAIGIVVDDAIVVVEAVHAKLESGYKSSRKAAIDAMSEISGAIISITLVMASVFLPVTFITGSAGVFYRQFGITLAVAIIISAVNALTLCPALAAMFLKPPEHTDDAQPKNLLKRFGVGFNAAYDALTDKYTKSVTFLSVRKWLVLVGIGLFGGLFYTLFKTTPTSFVPKEDMGSIFVNITLPPASSVERTTAMADKVDSIAHTIPEVQNSLRNLGQNFVAGNGSAYGLIIVRLKPWDERPGVSDDDVIKLLKQKTANIRDADLVFIQQPTITGFGTSGGFTFQLQDKGGHTTDEFYKVTQNFLATLSKRPEIQYATTSFNPNFPQYQMDVNVAKCKEAGILVGDVLKAMQVFYGSSYVSNFNEFGKQYRVIMQADTNYRANPDGLTKISVRTSAGTMAPITEFINLKRIYGPESVSRFNLFSSMSVNGSPNPNYSTGQALLAIQEVATQTLPAGYGFEYSGISREEQNVGSQTLYVFILCLAFVYLLLSAQYESYLLPFAVLFSLPVGLSGVYVFARIFGLDNNIYMQISLIMLIGLLAKNAILIVQFAVERRQTGMELLASAIEGAKARLRPILMTSFAFIFGLMPLMFASGAGAQGNRSIGTGAIGGMLFGTLLGVFFVPTLFVIFQGLQEKISGPPGQHNPDDEEEEPAKVDGKEKQVATPMNT
- a CDS encoding M20/M25/M40 family metallo-hydrolase, coding for MKIYFVFLLTLLTNTTFGQEPSATRITKHIHKLASDKMQGRGTGSPENAKAARYVEKYFKKYGLKPLGTDGYYQSFTAKVRRVVVPDSLRKAANVIGFLDNGAPYTIVIGAHYDHLGLGRQGSSLDSLPQGKIHNGADDNASGVAGLLEIAHYFTKNGVKEPYNFLFMAFGAEELGLQGSRYFLNNPTLPLDKLNFMVCMDMIGRYNPDRGVGIGGYGTSDTWPIVFKGAESSIKFFTDRAGNGGSDNAAFYAKQIPVLFFHTGGHPDYHKPSDDPDKIDAKAEEAILRLEIKLLLTALQQPKMTFTPVK